The following proteins are co-located in the Silene latifolia isolate original U9 population chromosome 1, ASM4854445v1, whole genome shotgun sequence genome:
- the LOC141603015 gene encoding uncharacterized protein P8A3.02c, whose translation METENQKKLLQDVFGESSSSDSDTYPEFNSVSSSSSSLNPNPNWVRIESINGLLLCTDFLSSTDQASLLSAIYAEGWFTEESHNQAMRFGDLPSWAVKLSDHIYKAVCFGSKEMDMRELSSDNDVCILPLRLLQRNPLFDQLIINVYQPGEGICAHVDLMRFEDGIAIVSLESACVMHFTPVECDEKEVSLAMKVPVHLTPGSLVIMWGDARYKWKHEINRKPGFQVWQGLEIEQRKRTSVTLRKLCEEPVELT comes from the exons ATGGAGACGGAAAATCAAAAGAAGCTGCTTCAAGATGTGTTTGGTGAATCTTCTTCGTCGGATTCCGATACATACCCAGAATTTAATTCggtttcatcttcatcttcatcattgAACCCTAACCCTAACTGGGTACGCATTGAATCAATCAATGGCTTATTGTTGTGCACTGATTTTCTCTCTTCTACCGACCAAGCTTCTCTACTTTCCGCCATTTACGCTG aaGGATGGTTCACAGAAGAGTCACATAATCag GCTATGAGGTTTGGAGATCTTCCATCTTGGGCGGTGAAGCTTTCTGATCACATATATAAGGCTGTCTGTTTCGGTAGCAAGGAAATGGATATGCGAGAATTAAGTTCTGATAATGATGTTTGTATACTGCCGTTACGCTTGCTGCAGAGAAATCCATTATTCGATCAACTTATCATAAATGTATACCAGCCAGGTGAG GGTATTTGTGCACATGTTGATTTGATGCGATTTGAGGACGGGATTGCAATAGTCTCTTTGGAGTCTGCGTGTGTCATGCACTTTACACCAGTGGAATGTGATGAGAAGGAAGTTTCATTGGCAATGAAAGTTCCTGTTCACCTGACTCCAGGATCTCTTGTCATCATGTGGGGAGATGCTCGCTACAAATGGAAGCATGAGATAAATCGAAAACCAGGGTTTCAGGTTTGGCAAGGGCTGGAAATAGAACAGAGGAAGAGGACGTCTGTAACTCTCAGGAAGCTCTGTGAGGAGCCGGTAGAACTGACTTGA